The segment ATATTCATAAGTTACTTTGTAGATGCCTTCCTGATCAACCACCAGCCTGTAAGTATCCACCACACCGCTGTTTCGCAAAGGAAAACTCTCATCCGGCACTCTTGCCATTCGCCAGTTATGGCTTATTTCATCATTCAAAATGAAGTCTGAACCCACTTTGTCTAAAATACTGCCAGCTGCTTCTCCCCGAAATTCTTCCTTGGTTCCTGATATTAATATTCTGATCACTATTTCATCATAAATATTTAATTTATCTATTCCTGGCTGATACTGAAAGGGATATACCTGAAAGCTATAAAATCTCCGGTCTCCTGCCATGGCAGTATAACCCTTTGCTGCTATTGAACCAGGATAATTTGCTGTTTGAGAATAGATATTTTCATTAATTGCATATTCATAAGCAAGCTCATCACCATCCAGATAGTCCCTAAGGGCAGGAACTATTTTCACCTGATTGCGGATCTCTGGACTGCTGCCCAGCACCACAATCTGGATATCACCATCTACTGGTATTCCCACACTGCCCGTAAAATAGGGCAATTCCGGCTTTCCTGCTTCTCCTGAAATACTGCTGCTTTCACACTTGATGTAATCCCATTCCTGATTTCCTCGCTCTATCTCTCCCAGTTCCCAATCTGGCAATGTAAAGCGTATTGTTAATTCATTTGCATTTGAATCCATTACTTCAAATACATCTGCCTGTAAATGCCACCCCAGTAATGCTGACAACACAAGAAGTAGAATTTTAGTTTTCATAAATCTATACTTCTTGCCCTACCAATACCTGATATAGCATTTTGAAGAGTTCAAGGCTGCTTTTCATGCGTATCTCCTGCCGGTTCCCTTTTAATTGAAATCGTTTTGTGTAATTGCGATCTATATTTCTTACCGATATATGAACTGTTCCCACTGGCTTGCCCGGTTCTCCACCTTCTGGTCCAGCAATGCCGGTTATTGCCCCGGAAACATCACTGCCCAGGCTTTTCATCACGCCTATGCTCATCGCCACTGCTGTAGCATCACTTACTGCTCCATCTTTTTCCAATGTCTTTTCTGATACTCCTAGAAGACTGATCTTCACAGCATTGGAATAACTGATTATCCCACCGAGAAAATATGCCGAAGAACCACTTTGACTGGTAATATATTGACCAGCCATCCCACCGGTACAGGATTCTGCCAGACTCAATGTAAGTCCATTACGAATAAATTGCCCATGCAATCTTATCACTTCTGTTTCCAGTTGATCTCGTAGATTCTTTTCCTTTTTAAGCGGTTTCTGCTGCCAGTTCTGCGGTTTGCCATGCTGCACTTTTTCTTCCCGCACTTCACGTGGTTTAAATTCCGGCTTATTTTCACCCTGCCGTGGATATGCAGCATTCCCTTCACGCTGATCTCTGAATTCGGGCTTTACACTACTGCCTGGAGGTGGACTTTTCCCAGCTATCACTTTGATATGGATATCTTTATATTTCACCTCATCTCCGGGGAATATCCGCGTACGCTGCTTAAATACTGTCTGATCATTAACTTTGACTTCACCATCATTGGTTACTCGGCGAACATGAGCATATTCCTCAAATAATCCCGCTGCTTTCAATAACTGGTATAAAAATATATCTTCTGTATTATCCAGATAAAATTTCACTAAAACTCCTTCTCGCAATTCATCTTATAACTGCCGATCTCCCGTTTTACATTCCTCGACTCACGTCTCACGATTCACGACTCACGACTTAATACGCCTTCGCAAATATCACTCTCTTGTCACTTTCATTACCAC is part of the Candidatus Stygibacter australis genome and harbors:
- a CDS encoding nicotinamide-nucleotide amidohydrolase family protein, which translates into the protein MKFYLDNTEDIFLYQLLKAAGLFEEYAHVRRVTNDGEVKVNDQTVFKQRTRIFPGDEVKYKDIHIKVIAGKSPPPGSSVKPEFRDQREGNAAYPRQGENKPEFKPREVREEKVQHGKPQNWQQKPLKKEKNLRDQLETEVIRLHGQFIRNGLTLSLAESCTGGMAGQYITSQSGSSAYFLGGIISYSNAVKISLLGVSEKTLEKDGAVSDATAVAMSIGVMKSLGSDVSGAITGIAGPEGGEPGKPVGTVHISVRNIDRNYTKRFQLKGNRQEIRMKSSLELFKMLYQVLVGQEV